A region of Alteromonadaceae bacterium 2753L.S.0a.02 DNA encodes the following proteins:
- a CDS encoding outer membrane lipoprotein carrier protein, whose translation MTPLKYITIYALCVISFSAHAATPSEELSAKLQAINTFTATFEQRIFDKTNAPLQQTEGKVIVKNPGKFYWSVKPPFEQLVVTNGSKLWVYDPDMEQVTVYQKDQLDATPAQILSGDFTRISTDYTVSKQALKKGEQSYVMAPLKATPNGFESLKFVFNSKNILSAMVLTDKLEQRTEVKFSKQTANKPVKDQQFDFVPPDGVDVIASE comes from the coding sequence GTGACCCCATTGAAATACATTACGATTTACGCGCTCTGTGTTATTTCATTCAGCGCCCATGCTGCGACCCCCTCTGAGGAACTGAGCGCGAAGCTGCAGGCAATCAATACCTTCACCGCAACGTTCGAACAGCGCATATTTGATAAAACCAATGCCCCCCTGCAGCAGACCGAAGGCAAGGTTATTGTCAAAAACCCGGGGAAATTTTACTGGAGTGTGAAACCGCCCTTTGAGCAACTGGTGGTTACCAACGGTTCCAAGCTGTGGGTTTATGACCCGGATATGGAGCAGGTCACGGTGTATCAAAAGGATCAATTGGATGCCACACCCGCTCAGATTCTCAGCGGGGATTTCACCCGTATCAGCACAGATTACACGGTTTCAAAACAAGCGCTAAAAAAGGGCGAACAGAGCTATGTGATGGCGCCGTTGAAGGCAACGCCCAATGGTTTTGAAAGTCTCAAATTCGTGTTCAACAGCAAAAATATACTTTCGGCCATGGTGCTCACCGATAAGTTAGAGCAGCGTACCGAAGTGAAATTCAGCAAACAAACGGCCAATAAACCGGTTAAAGACCAACAGTTTGATTTTGTGCCTCCAGATGGCGTTGACGTTATTGCCAGCGAATAA
- a CDS encoding putative ATPase translates to MSRDLFESSTQECYQPLAARLRPLKLADYLGQEHILGAGKPLRSAIEHGQVHSMILWGPPGIGKTSLARLLATEANAHFLAISAVLAGVKDIRDAVTEAKQQQLAHQRKTILFVDEVHRFNKAQQDAFLPYVEDGTVIFVGATTENPSFEVNNALLSRCRVYVLQRFTNMQLQELIQRALHSEQGLKSLELKIADNERVMLVKAADGDARRLLNLLEIASDLVGNNGAITEEILEQVLTGDLRRFDKGGDLFYEQISALHKSVRGSDPDASLYWFVRMLDGGCDPLYIARRVVRMATEDIGNADPRGLTLALNAWDVQERLGSPEGELALAQAITYLAAAPKSNAVYNAFKQVSADVKQLPSYDVPVHLRNAPTQLMKNMNYGADYRYAHDEPDAFAAGVNYFPDEMQSVVYYQPVERGLEIKIAEKLRHLRKLNLQQLNQHK, encoded by the coding sequence ATGTCGCGTGATTTATTTGAATCCTCCACGCAAGAGTGCTATCAACCGCTCGCGGCGCGCCTTCGACCCTTGAAACTCGCTGATTATCTCGGTCAGGAGCACATTCTCGGTGCAGGCAAGCCGCTGCGTAGCGCTATCGAACATGGCCAGGTTCATTCAATGATTCTCTGGGGGCCGCCAGGCATCGGTAAAACCTCCCTGGCGAGGTTACTGGCCACTGAAGCCAATGCGCATTTTCTGGCAATATCGGCAGTGTTAGCGGGCGTAAAGGATATTCGTGATGCGGTGACTGAAGCCAAACAACAGCAGTTGGCGCATCAACGCAAAACCATCTTGTTTGTCGACGAGGTACATCGCTTTAACAAAGCCCAGCAGGATGCATTCTTACCCTACGTAGAAGACGGTACGGTCATCTTCGTTGGCGCCACAACAGAAAACCCCTCATTTGAGGTTAATAACGCGCTATTGTCGCGTTGCCGGGTCTATGTATTGCAGCGTTTCACGAACATGCAGTTACAGGAATTAATCCAGCGCGCATTGCACAGCGAGCAGGGCTTGAAATCTTTAGAACTCAAGATTGCCGATAATGAACGAGTAATGTTGGTTAAAGCCGCCGATGGCGATGCACGACGGTTGTTAAATCTATTGGAAATCGCCAGCGATCTGGTAGGCAACAATGGCGCGATCACAGAAGAGATTCTGGAGCAGGTATTAACCGGTGATCTGCGTCGTTTTGACAAGGGTGGTGACCTCTTTTACGAACAGATTTCCGCGCTCCATAAATCGGTGCGCGGCAGCGATCCAGATGCCTCGCTCTATTGGTTTGTGCGCATGCTCGACGGCGGTTGCGACCCGCTGTATATTGCGCGCCGAGTAGTGCGCATGGCAACAGAAGATATCGGCAATGCCGATCCACGGGGCCTTACCCTGGCGCTGAACGCCTGGGATGTCCAGGAGCGGCTCGGCAGCCCAGAAGGGGAGCTTGCGCTGGCTCAAGCAATTACTTATCTGGCGGCAGCACCTAAAAGCAACGCTGTGTATAATGCGTTCAAGCAGGTGAGCGCTGATGTGAAACAACTGCCCAGTTACGATGTACCTGTGCACCTCCGCAACGCGCCGACTCAGCTCATGAAAAACATGAACTATGGCGCTGATTATCGCTACGCCCATGATGAACCAGACGCATTTGCTGCCGGGGTCAATTATTTTCCTGATGAAATGCAGTCTGTTGTTTACTACCAGCCTGTAGAACGCGGTCTGGAAATTAAAATCGCCGAGAAGCTTCGCCATTTAAGAAAACTCAATCTTCAACAACTCAATCAACACAAGTAG
- a CDS encoding CrcB protein: MLWFAVAAGGAVGAMARYGVSVVLATQHIKFPIATLTVNVLGSFLMGVCYVIIVEKGLIAQEWRHVVMIGFMGAFTTFSTFSLESLHLLQSGHFLTAASYMIISLLACVLAVFLGITITDNLL, translated from the coding sequence ATGCTTTGGTTTGCCGTTGCAGCAGGCGGGGCGGTGGGAGCGATGGCGCGTTATGGTGTATCGGTCGTACTCGCTACGCAACACATAAAATTTCCTATAGCAACACTCACAGTTAACGTTTTGGGCTCGTTTCTGATGGGTGTGTGTTACGTAATCATTGTGGAAAAGGGCTTGATAGCTCAAGAGTGGCGCCATGTTGTGATGATTGGTTTTATGGGCGCTTTCACCACTTTCTCGACGTTTTCACTGGAAAGCCTGCACTTGCTGCAATCGGGCCATTTTCTTACTGCTGCCAGTTACATGATCATCAGCCTGCTGGCCTGTGTGCTGGCCGTGTTTTTAGGCATAACAATAACCGATAACTTACTGTAA
- a CDS encoding seryl-tRNA synthetase: MLDPKLIRSQLHEVATGLKKRGYTLDVKRIQELEEQRKVVQVECENLQQERNTRSKGIGKAKAAGEDIAPLLKEVENLKAALTESEQKLSIVQNELDDIIAGIPNLVAEEVPEGSNEEDNVEVSKWGEPREFDFEIKDHVDVGAALGGLDFETAGKLTGSRFAVMTGDVARLHRALIQFMLNIHTAEHGYNEIYVPYIVNKDSLFGTGQLPKFEEDLFKLTDDREFYLIPTAEVPVTNVMRGEIIDEKNLPVKFACHTPCFRSEAGSYGRDTRGMIRQHQFEKVELVQFVKPEDSTQALEELTGHAEAVLQKLGLPYRKVILCGGDIGFSSTKTYDLEVWLPSQDTYREISSCSCFGDFQARRMKARYRNAETGKPELLHTLNGSGLAIGRTLVAILENYQQRDGSLEIPEVLRPFMNNQTHISAS; the protein is encoded by the coding sequence ATGTTAGATCCCAAACTTATTCGCTCACAGTTACACGAAGTCGCAACAGGATTAAAAAAACGCGGCTACACCTTGGACGTAAAACGTATCCAAGAGCTTGAAGAACAGCGTAAGGTCGTGCAGGTAGAATGCGAAAACCTTCAACAAGAACGTAATACCCGCTCCAAAGGCATAGGTAAAGCCAAAGCTGCCGGTGAAGACATTGCGCCACTACTGAAAGAAGTGGAAAACCTGAAAGCTGCGCTGACTGAGTCGGAACAAAAACTTTCCATCGTGCAGAACGAGCTTGATGACATCATCGCAGGTATTCCGAATCTTGTGGCCGAAGAAGTGCCCGAAGGTAGCAACGAAGAAGATAACGTTGAAGTCAGTAAATGGGGTGAGCCCCGTGAATTCGATTTTGAGATTAAAGATCACGTCGATGTCGGCGCGGCGTTAGGCGGGCTCGATTTTGAGACAGCGGGAAAATTGACAGGGTCGCGATTTGCGGTTATGACGGGAGATGTCGCCCGCCTGCATCGCGCTCTGATTCAATTCATGCTCAACATACATACAGCTGAGCACGGCTACAACGAAATCTATGTGCCCTACATCGTCAACAAAGATTCACTGTTTGGTACGGGCCAACTTCCCAAGTTCGAGGAAGACCTGTTCAAGTTAACGGATGATCGCGAATTTTATTTGATTCCCACAGCAGAAGTGCCGGTCACCAATGTGATGCGGGGTGAGATTATTGACGAGAAGAATCTGCCCGTAAAATTTGCCTGTCATACACCCTGTTTCCGTTCTGAAGCAGGCAGCTACGGCCGCGATACTCGTGGAATGATTCGCCAACATCAGTTTGAGAAAGTGGAGTTGGTGCAATTTGTGAAACCTGAAGATTCTACCCAAGCCTTGGAAGAGTTAACTGGCCACGCAGAAGCTGTCCTGCAAAAATTAGGGCTTCCGTATCGCAAGGTTATTTTATGTGGTGGCGACATCGGTTTTTCTTCCACAAAAACCTACGACTTGGAAGTGTGGTTGCCTTCACAAGATACCTACCGGGAAATTTCTTCATGCAGTTGTTTTGGAGATTTCCAGGCACGTCGTATGAAAGCCCGGTATCGCAATGCCGAAACTGGAAAGCCTGAGCTATTACATACGCTCAATGGCTCGGGCTTGGCCATTGGTCGTACTCTGGTTGCTATACTTGAAAATTATCAGCAGAGAGATGGTTCGCTAGAAATTCCCGAAGTTTTGCGGCCGTTTATGAATAATCAAACCCATATTTCCGCGAGTTAA
- a CDS encoding uroporphyrin-III C-methyltransferase/precorrin-2 dehydrogenase/sirohydrochlorin ferrochelatase → MDYLPLFFDIANKPCLIVGGGAIATRKARLLAKAGACITVVAPHIDVELQQLATNSGGVCHLEDYSDKHLEEPFLVISATDIAAVNEQVSRDCHSRRLPVNVVDSPALCSVITPAIVDRNPLIIAASSGGESPVLARRVRSQLESSFPASYGNLAKFASRFRDKVKAAFSDVDLRRRFWENVLAGEIAEQVLAGNEQAAEQALNERLQNQECESHGEVYLVGAGPGDPDLLTFKALRLMQRAEVVLYDRLVSEPILEMVRRDADRIYVGKKRSNHSMPQEEINALLLRLAQEGKRVLRLKGGDPFIFGRGGEEIDLLAAQQIPFQVVPGITAANGCAAYAGIPLTHRDYSSSVRFITGHVKDGNINFNWREFVDARQTLVFYMGLMGLPQIFEKLLEFGKPADTPVALVERGTLPGQVVHLGDLRTMPNLVKDTEIHAPTLLIIGDVVKLHHNLAWYKR, encoded by the coding sequence ATGGATTATCTGCCTCTTTTTTTCGATATCGCTAACAAGCCGTGTTTAATCGTCGGTGGTGGTGCAATTGCAACTCGCAAAGCGCGCTTATTGGCCAAAGCCGGCGCCTGTATTACAGTGGTAGCTCCACACATAGATGTCGAGCTGCAACAACTGGCCACCAATTCTGGTGGCGTTTGTCATTTAGAAGACTATTCAGATAAACACCTGGAGGAACCCTTCCTCGTAATTTCAGCGACTGATATTGCTGCGGTCAACGAGCAGGTGTCTCGTGACTGCCACTCGCGGCGCTTGCCCGTAAATGTGGTGGATAGCCCGGCTTTATGCAGTGTGATTACGCCAGCGATTGTTGATCGCAACCCGCTGATTATTGCCGCGAGCAGTGGTGGCGAATCACCGGTATTGGCACGGCGGGTGCGTAGCCAACTGGAGTCCAGCTTTCCTGCCAGCTACGGAAACTTGGCGAAATTTGCCAGTCGATTTCGCGATAAAGTTAAAGCAGCTTTTAGCGATGTTGACCTGCGTCGCCGTTTTTGGGAAAACGTATTGGCTGGTGAAATCGCCGAACAGGTTTTGGCTGGCAATGAGCAAGCAGCAGAACAGGCGCTGAATGAACGTTTGCAAAACCAAGAATGCGAATCACATGGAGAAGTCTACCTGGTTGGTGCCGGGCCGGGCGACCCGGATTTGCTAACGTTTAAAGCCCTGCGTTTGATGCAGCGTGCAGAAGTTGTGTTGTACGATCGTCTGGTTTCTGAACCGATTTTGGAGATGGTGCGACGTGATGCCGACCGGATTTATGTGGGCAAGAAACGCAGCAACCACAGCATGCCGCAGGAAGAAATCAATGCGCTACTGTTACGTCTGGCCCAAGAGGGTAAACGCGTATTGCGCCTCAAAGGCGGAGATCCGTTCATTTTTGGGCGTGGCGGTGAAGAAATTGATTTGTTGGCAGCTCAGCAAATTCCCTTTCAAGTGGTTCCAGGCATTACCGCAGCCAACGGTTGTGCTGCGTATGCCGGCATTCCTCTCACGCATCGCGACTATTCCAGTTCTGTGCGATTTATCACCGGTCATGTGAAAGACGGCAACATCAATTTCAATTGGAGGGAATTTGTCGATGCCAGACAAACCCTGGTATTTTATATGGGTTTGATGGGCTTGCCGCAAATTTTCGAAAAACTTCTGGAGTTTGGTAAACCTGCAGACACTCCGGTCGCTCTGGTGGAGCGGGGTACTTTGCCTGGTCAGGTGGTGCATTTGGGTGATTTACGAACAATGCCAAATTTGGTAAAAGATACCGAAATACACGCGCCTACGTTGTTGATTATTGGTGATGTTGTAAAGCTGCATCACAATTTGGCCTGGTACAAGCGCTAA